The segment GAGACGGCATCCGCCTCCGGTTTCCACCGTCTGTCGTAAAGACCGGCGGCCTCGAGGAGTTGGGCCGGCGACCCGCCTGCTTCGCCAATGCAGAGGTCCAGCGCCATCGCGGACTCCATCGCGGCGTTGACTCCCTGCCCAATCGGCGGGAACGCCGCGGCGGCGTCTCCGAGCAACACCGCCTTCCCGCCATGGAGCCGGGAACAAGTCAGCGTTTGGCCGATGTGGTAACAGGTGCGCTGCGCGAAGGCTGCAATCTTCTCCTCGCTCGTCAGCTCCAGGACGCGCGGAATGCGCAGGCGGAAAAATCGGCGGGCTTCCTCCGTGGACGAGAAGGCCTGCTTCGCCTTCGTTCCGACCGCGCAGAACCAGCGGGGCGTGTCGGATCCGTGATCTCCTTTGATGGCCCCCGCGACACAGAATGGTCGAGCGGACAATCCATGGAGATAGTTCTCGTCCATGCGATCCCCGACCCGATCGAGCTCGATCATCGTGCAGTAATTGGAATAGGACTTGGTCTCCACGGCGAATCCCGGAACTTGCTCGCGCAACGCCTTGCGCACCACCGATCCCGCTCCGTCTCCCCCGACGATGAAATCGAATCGCCTCGTCGTCCTGTCCGATGGGGCACCCAAGGTCAGGGCGCCGGTGTGGACGTCCACCGACTCCACGCGGCACTCGAAGTTCAGCGATATCCATTCCTTGTACTTGTCTTCGACCAGAGCCATCAGGGCACGCAGGATGTCCCCCCGGGAGCCGGTCCAACCGGGCAGGCTCCACTCTTCGGTCCTGCCGCCCGGGATCTTGAGGCCTTTGAATCGGATCATCCTTTCATCGAAGTAGGCGCAGGCATCGATGTGGCGCAGGGCTTTGAGCCCGTGCCCCGAAATATCGATCGTGTAGGAGCGATCGGGGTTGAAACGCGGCGCCCTCTCCGGATGAGCGTCTCGCTCGAAAATCGCGGTCCGAACCCCGCGGCGGGCAAGCGCGATCGCCGCCACCAGCGCGGCAGGACCGCTACCGACGAGCGCTATCTCCGCCGTCGCTTCCTTGTGGTTTGTGGGAATGACCGGCAAAACGATCTCCCTCCTTGACGCCGCCCCTCCACCCC is part of the Candidatus Polarisedimenticolia bacterium genome and harbors:
- a CDS encoding NAD(P)/FAD-dependent oxidoreductase; amino-acid sequence: MPVIPTNHKEATAEIALVGSGPAALVAAIALARRGVRTAIFERDAHPERAPRFNPDRSYTIDISGHGLKALRHIDACAYFDERMIRFKGLKIPGGRTEEWSLPGWTGSRGDILRALMALVEDKYKEWISLNFECRVESVDVHTGALTLGAPSDRTTRRFDFIVGGDGAGSVVRKALREQVPGFAVETKSYSNYCTMIELDRVGDRMDENYLHGLSARPFCVAGAIKGDHGSDTPRWFCAVGTKAKQAFSSTEEARRFFRLRIPRVLELTSEEKIAAFAQRTCYHIGQTLTCSRLHGGKAVLLGDAAAAFPPIGQGVNAAMESAMALDLCIGEAGGSPAQLLEAAGLYDRRWKPEADAVSWMSVRSLFENRFHMLRAAATSRLGLSIFAHAKRADIPFSEVRRRAERLWPLWV